The genomic interval GTACCGGTTTACTGCGGATCTGCACTCAGGAACAAGGGGGTCCAGCCCCTTCTCGACGGAATCGTTGACTTTCTTCCAAGTCCCCTGGACGTCCCTCCTGTGTCCGGGATACATCCCGACTCCGGCGAGACAGTCACACGTCCGGCCCGGACGGACGCCCCGCTTGCCGCCCTCGCTTTCAAGGTCCAGATGGACCAGGGCCGCAAGATGACCTATGTCCGCATCTATTCAGGCAGGCTCTCTGCGGGCGAGGAGATCTACAACCCGCGCCTTCGTGCAAAGGAGAGGGTAGCGCGGATCTTTCTCATGCACGCAAACAAACGGGAACGGGTGGAGACCGCCGGGGCCGGCGAGATCGTCGCTGTCATGGGCCTCAAGGACACCACGACCGGAGATACCCTCTGCCCCATGGAACATCCCATCCTGCTCGAACCCATCGAGGCGTACCAGCCGGTCATCTCCGTGGCCGTGGAGCCCAAGACCACAGGGGACCAGGAAAAGGTCGAGACCGCCCTCAGAAAACTCGTCGAGGAAGACCCCACCTTCAAGGTCCGCTACGATGAGGAAACGGGCCAGACCATCATCTCAGGAATGGGAGAACTACATCTCGAGGTCCTTATCCATCGTCTCATCCGCGAATTCAACACCCCGGTGAACGTGGGCAAACCCCAGGTCGTCTTCCGGGAGACCGTCTCCCGGCCTGCCCGGTGGACCGAGACCTTCGACAAGGAGATCGGCGGGACCCGCCAGGCCGCAACAGTGACGATAGAGGTCAGCCCCAAGGAGCGCGGGGCCGGAAATGAGGTGGCGAGCATTCTCCAGCCGGATAGGCTCCCGCCTGGCTTAGATGCCGTGATACTTCAGGTCCTCTCCCAGGGCCTAGAGAGTGGGGTCGTCCGTGGATATCCCATGGTGGACGTGAAGGTCCTCCTCGTGGACGCCGTCTTCGAGCAAGGCGTTTCCACCGAGATCGCCTTTCGGGCCGCCGCCTCCATCGGCCTCAAAAAGGCGTGCGAAGAGGCGGGGGCCATCCTTCTCGAACCTGCCATGACCTTAGAGGTCCTCGTCCCGGATTCCTTCCTCGGAGAGGTGATCGGGGACCTCACCTCCCGCCGAGGAAGGGTCGAACACATCGAACCCAGAGGGGCCGTTCAGGTCATCAAGGCAACTGCCCCTCTCGCCCGAATGTTCGGCTATTCCACCCATCTCCGGTCCCTCACCCAGGGGCGGGGCACCTTCACCATGACCTTCTCCCACTACGAACCCGCCTCATAGGCACCCCTTTCCGATTGCACCCCCTCCGGCCGCAAAAAGGCCCTTTTCGTCATTTCGTTGGGAATTTGATGAATTCCCAGATGGGTGCGGCGAGCTGGTAGATGATGCTGATGAAGGTCTCGACATTATGGAACCAATCCACAGTATGTAC from Deltaproteobacteria bacterium carries:
- the fusA gene encoding elongation factor G; translated protein: MAREQRIERIRNIGIMAHIDAGKTTLTERILFYTKKTHKIGEVHDGQATMDWMPEEQERGITITSAVTTCIWKGAEIHIIDTPGHVDFTMEVGRSLRVLDGAVGVFCAVGGVEPQSETVWHQADRYRVPKMAFVNKMDRVGADFHGTVEQIRTKLGAHPLVIAIPYGAEDSFRGVIDLLADRLIIWDEATQGTEFEVLPIPEDMQEEAHKAKAALVEAVAEVDDAVMERYLSEETVEAEELRGAIRRACLSLRGVPVYCGSALRNKGVQPLLDGIVDFLPSPLDVPPVSGIHPDSGETVTRPARTDAPLAALAFKVQMDQGRKMTYVRIYSGRLSAGEEIYNPRLRAKERVARIFLMHANKRERVETAGAGEIVAVMGLKDTTTGDTLCPMEHPILLEPIEAYQPVISVAVEPKTTGDQEKVETALRKLVEEDPTFKVRYDEETGQTIISGMGELHLEVLIHRLIREFNTPVNVGKPQVVFRETVSRPARWTETFDKEIGGTRQAATVTIEVSPKERGAGNEVASILQPDRLPPGLDAVILQVLSQGLESGVVRGYPMVDVKVLLVDAVFEQGVSTEIAFRAAASIGLKKACEEAGAILLEPAMTLEVLVPDSFLGEVIGDLTSRRGRVEHIEPRGAVQVIKATAPLARMFGYSTHLRSLTQGRGTFTMTFSHYEPAS